Genomic DNA from Bacteroidales bacterium:
GTCCGAAAATCATAGCTGCAAATTGATCATAAGCCTTATATGTAGAATACCCTTTGTCTGCTTGATACCTGTGGACAGCATTGTAAAAAATATGTTTTGGTATTAAATCTATTATTTGTTTTAATAATGTCGTATCAGATTTTTTCGTACTTTTATGTTATGGAATAAAGCCCATATTTTTTTTAAAAGTTTGCACTTCAAAATATGAAAATTTTTGACTTTTTTCCTAACTTATTCTTTTGGACAGGTATGCATTTTAATAGACTATTATTTTATATTAATTAACTTTAATTATTTTATCATGAAAAAAGTACTAATTATTTTATTGTTTTTGACAATTTATTGTCA
This window encodes:
- a CDS encoding DUF4372 domain-containing protein produces the protein MIDLIPKHIFYNAVHRYQADKGYSTYKAYDQFAAMIFGQV